Part of the Pseudoliparis swirei isolate HS2019 ecotype Mariana Trench chromosome 18, NWPU_hadal_v1, whole genome shotgun sequence genome is shown below.
TCATGTTGAGCGGGGGCTTCGGGTCTCAGAGACTTTTGTTTCCATCTTTTTGGGACAAAATATTGCGTTAAAAagaaggttctttgaataactaaggaaatggttctttaaggtttgaaaggttctctgtggaaccagaaatggtgccttgaagaaccattttttaaggttcttcgagacatctttataggttattAAAATAACTcaagtaaatggttctttaaagaaccctggtttgaagaaatggtgccttaaagaaccatgttttaaggttctttgtggaaccagaaatggttctttaaagaacactggtttgaaaggttctctgtggaaccagaaatggtgccttgaagaaccattttttaaggttcttcgagacatctttataggttattAAAATAACTcaagtaaatggttctttaaagaaccctggtttgaagaaatggtgccttaaagaaccatgttttaaggttctttgtggaaccagaaatggttctttaaagaacactggttggaaaggttctttgtggaaccagaaatggttcttctatggcatcactctgaagggCGGACCCCTCGTACTCCCAGGCTGTGGACAATGatgaggccttcagggaccgGTGGGCTACTGGGAGCATTGTATGCTCAGTGGGTGCTGGTGGAGAGCTACTGGTATCTTTTTGAACATTGTGGCGATTTATGTTTGTTGGTCTGAATATTTTATGTGTcttttcaaatgtgtttttctgttctcgcaaaaattaaagaaagttttttttaaacaaaagtaAGAGGTGTCAGATCTGCCAACCAAAGCAGGAATGTAAAACCTGTAAAACTGTGTGCGACCGGTCGGCTTCCAGGTTCTGAACAATAGAAATGTGCAGTTGATTTGTGtatattgttatatttgtttcataATAGATTGATACGATTATCATCCAGACACATGGTAAATTTACTCGGTGATCGGAGGCCCCCTTGTGGTCTGTCCAGGGTACTGCAGACACACTCTGCCATCGTAtcaggggcttttattgtgaaacattTTGCTGTTCTCAATGCCAGAGTTATAAAGTCTTATTTAACTTTCATGAAGCAACTCGGCTGCACTCTGTTGTAGATCACACACCAGTAAAAAGAGTGCACGTCTGCATGAATGGTAAAAtgcataaaaatgttttattattaattaataatgcaTAAAGacatgagggggggggcgggcacaAGTGCAGACAAGCATAGTGGGTCAAAAGAGAAGCAACAACACGGGACTGTCAGCCTCCTTTGttctttcatcatcactccatgTCAACAAGAAAAGTAGTGATACATAAAGTATAAAACCTTAGAcctaaaagacaaacacacacccctTTACACCGCcgacatttaaatgtgtcacaccGGTTCCTGCTCATTTCAGTAATGGAACCAGAAAgtttttagaagaaaaaaaaaaaattgcatttaTTCAATCTGCATCGAGCCCAAAAGATCGACACGGGAGGATTTCAGATGCGACCCGAGAGGAAGCGATTATTACGGAATGTCGAGCTCACAGATTACACGGCGGGTCCGCGGCGCTCGGAGATGCAACTCGCGGCGCCGCCGGGTCGCCTCCGCGTCGAGGAGAATCACATCGAAGAGTCGtcattatttaaaaagggagcttttttttttataccccAGCCAGAGCCCAAAAATGTACAATTCAGATGTTTACAGATGCCGTTCAGTGAcgagacaggaggaagaggaggaggaggaggagctcagtatcGGATGGTCCACTGCTTGATGCAGGCGTCGTGGGAGGTGGTGACCAGCGTGTGCTCGTCCACCCACGCCAGGCCGCTGACGTGGTGCAGCCGGTGAGCGTCTAGACGGAGACGATGAAGACGGACGTGTTTACGCTGTTCAGGttcgttatatatatacacacaaccagGTGCAAGTGTGTACTTGAGAGTGCTCGTGTGTACTAGAGTGCTCGTGTGTACTAGAGAGTGCTCGTGTGTACGAGAGTGCTCGTGTGTACGAGAGTGTTCGTGTGTACGAGAGTGTTCGTGTGTACTAGAGAGTGCTCGTGTGTACTAGAGAGTGCTCGTGTGTACTAGAGAGTGCTCGTGTGTACTAGAGAGTGCTCGTGTGTACTAGAGAGTGCTCGTGTGTACTTGAGAGTGCTCGTGTGTACTTGAGAGTGCTCGTGTACTTGAGAGTGCTCGTGTGTACTTGAGAGTGCTCGTGTGTACTTGAGAGTGCTCGTGTGTACTTGAGAGTGCTCGTGTGTACTTGAGAGTGCTCGTGTGTACTTGAGAGTGCTCGTGTGAGTGCACGTGCGCACAGCCTACCTGGGAGCTTGATCCTCCGGTCCGAGTCGTCGATGTTCCAGATGAAGACGATCATGTCCATCCCGCCGGTGGCAAAGTGCTGGTTGTCCGGCGACCACGCCAGAGTCACCGGCTTGGCGTGGTGACCGTGGTACTCGTTTTTTAACTGGTGGGAAGGAACGAAAAAACGGAAACGCACATAAGAGACGATCACTTCTTACCAAACTGCCACATTGCGTAATCGTCGGGGATAAAAGACGCGTACCGAGTAGTCGTCGGCCACGGTAAACGCCATGGTCACTTTCCTGTCATCGATGACCGCCAGGTAGGCGCCGTCGTCGGAGTACGCCATGCCCGTGACGGCGCCCGCGGTCGGGAGGGTCTGACCCTCGACCTTCAGAGTGTTGCCCTGGATGCTGTACAGACGGACGCCcccttcctggaggaggaggcacaGAGGGAGTGATCAAGGGCGTGATGAAGAGCGTGACGAAGAGCGCGTGGCGTTTCCTGTGATAATTCAAGACCTTTAATCCTCCTAAGCTTTTAAAGCAGAGATCCACTTACCGCGCCGCCCACTGCAGCGACGGCGCCCCCGGGGTGGAGGGCGCCGACCTCGGGTTCGTAGTCGAGACCGTCCAACGTGAAGactttcttcttgtccttcAGCAAGACGacctgggaggagagagagggacgaacGACGAGGTCACGCAAAGCGCTGGAAGCACATCGAGCTCGGAGCTCGTAACTCGTGTCGGTGTTACCTGGCCGATGCACACCACCAGCGACAGCCCTCCTGGAGCCGTGGACACACTTTTAGGCTGGAAATCCATCTTCACCACATGGGAGGAACTGAAAACCAGCAGGGAGGATTATTTAGAGGACGCCGATATGGAGAAGGTCAGCCGCTACAGGGACACCGAAGACTTAAAACGGAGagtttaagaataaaaaaggaTACAAGTTTATGTCTAGAGTCCAGGAAAAATACGCCTATTTATGcacgtactgtccctttaagagtatgaaatattaaaaaaggaactgttttttaaaattgctatttTCCATCCAAAGTATGTACGTGATGCATATCACAACGTTGTTCTTGGTGTCGTGAATGACAGACGGGCGAGTTCTCCAGTAACACAGATACAGATCCCcagtcaaaggtcacgacccctaCCTGTACTCCGTCTTGTCGAGGTTGGTGTAGCGCAGCGTGTCGTCCATGCTGCACGTCACCAGCTGGTTGGCGTCGTCCGTCGTCATCTTGCTCACCTGGTTGGTGTGGCCTTTCCCCGAGAAGCAGTCGTTCTCGCCGGTCTCCGCATCCCAGTAATGTGGAGCTTCGGTTAAGGGAAACACGCCGACCCGTTGACCTCTCGACCCGAAGTGAGCCGGCCCTCCATACGAGACGCGGCGAGCGTCTCCAGAGGCGGGAAAAGCAGCCCTGCAGACCCGTCACACCCTATGGGCAAGCAGTACCCACTACTCTCCACTGGgaggcgctacagagcactggACACCAGAACAGCGTCTTTGCAGAACTAATCAAGCTTCCTGGCACTCTGtatccctacacacacacacttcacgcaaacacccacccacacacacctctactaAAAAACAAGGTGGCATAATTCCAAAGGACGAGTGACTGCACCACAACAGCCAAATCCCTCAGAGGAATAGGAgcgatttttttaaactttaagacATTATATTGACTGCATCTCTTAATAGGAAAACTTCTGCTCGGCTTAAGTGAATACCCACGACACTCCTAAAAAAAGATCCCAGCCTTTGTTCCTTAACTATGCATTTCATCTCCTCTTAAAAAGCCCCAAATTAAAACAATTGTAAACATCTTTAGAAAATCTGCTAAgtcttacaaataaaaaaaagtcaatgaAAACACACCGTCTCCCAGACTTAATGTGGGCTTCAATTCCTGCTAAAGAACCCTCGAGTTGAGCGCCGACGATCGGACACCGAACATTTGCGAGGAGGAGATCCCTCGACGGTTGCCGGGGCGTCTCTTAGCGCCAGACCGTGAACTTCGTGCGGTACAGAAAGACCCGGTTCCTCAGCGGAAGGATATTGATGTGTCCGTCGTGGCTCCCCGAGTAGATGTGTGGCCGCCCGTCCTTCCTGTGAACCGTCAGGCACTGGATGGACTTGCTGTGGCCCTGTTGGAGGAGTTTAGCGCCCATGAGAACATCGACCGTCTCCCAACAGAAGCTCGGACGCACCGACGACCTCCGGGCCTGACCTTGATGGTGCGGATGGGCCGGTCGGGGCTGTTCTTGTCCAGGTAGTTGATGTAGCCCGACAGGGAGATGCTGAGGAGGTGGTCGTTCTGCCACAGGCAGCCCAGCTGCTGGTCCGACACGTCGGCGC
Proteins encoded:
- the wdr1 gene encoding WD repeat-containing protein 1, with the translated sequence MSHELKHVFASLPQMERGVAKVIGGDPKGNTFLYTNGKCVIIRNIENPSIADIYTEHAHTATVAKYAPSGYYIASGDASGKIRIWDTTQKEHILKYEYTPISGKVKDIAWTEDSKRMAVVGEGREKFGSVFLWDTGASVGDLHGHCKAINSVDIKQSRPYRLALGSDDTCGSFFKGPPFKFEFTLRDHNQFVNCVRFSPDGKFFVTAGADGQIFLYEGSDGKLVSSLGGEKAHNGGVYAVSWSPDSSQLMSASGDKTVKLWDVGAGTAVTTFNLGADVSDQQLGCLWQNDHLLSISLSGYINYLDKNSPDRPIRTIKGHSKSIQCLTVHRKDGRPHIYSGSHDGHINYWDAETGENDCFSGKGHTNQVSKMTTDDANQLVTCSMDDTLRYTNLDKTEYSSSHVVKMDFQPKSVSTAPGGLSLVVCIGQVVLLKDKKKVFTLDGLDYEPEVGALHPGGAVAAVGGAEGGVRLYSIQGNTLKVEGQTLPTAGAVTGMAYSDDGAYLAVIDDRKVTMAFTVADDYSLKNEYHGHHAKPVTLAWSPDNQHFATGGMDMIVFIWNIDDSDRRIKLPDAHRLHHVSGLAWVDEHTLVTTSHDACIKQWTIRY